The Synechococcus sp. BL107 nucleotide sequence CTTTGTTCAGGGGTTTGTTGGAGCAGTAAGGCAACGAGTTGTTCCGCAGCCCTTTGTGGGCTGAAGAGTTGCTCCGCTGGTACAAACGTTTGGAAAGGTTTGGAGAGGTCGGTGTCCGTCGTTCCAGGGTGGAGAAGTGTCACAGTGGCCTTCGGCCATCGCCTTGCCCACTCAATGCTTAAACAGCGCAGCAATTGATTTTGAGCGGCCTTTGCGGCTCGGTAGGCGTACCAACCGCCGCTCCGGTTATCTCCAATACTTCCCACGCGCGCACTCAGGCTTGCGAAATGAAACGGTTGGTCTCGGCGTAACAGTGGCTCTACCGCTTTGGCCAGAAGCACAGGGGCAATGGAATTGATCGAGAACTGTTCC carries:
- a CDS encoding SDR family NAD(P)-dependent oxidoreductase, with the translated sequence MHPQNPEAWSGLALVCGAGGIGSAMASELQKRCPSLTVLTAGRREHHGYDLPLDLESDHDLDRLSEELSTRNKPLRLVINCSGRLHGPHLQPEKRLKQVERRQLMEQFSINSIAPVLLAKAVEPLLRRDQPFHFASLSARVGSIGDNRSGGWYAYRAAKAAQNQLLRCLSIEWARRWPKATVTLLHPGTTDTDLSKPFQTFVPAEQLFSPQRAAEQLVALLLQQTPEQSGSFLAWDGQPIDW